A single window of Macaca mulatta isolate MMU2019108-1 chromosome 17, T2T-MMU8v2.0, whole genome shotgun sequence DNA harbors:
- the GPR18 gene encoding N-arachidonyl glycine receptor → MITLNNQDQPVPFNNSYPDEYKIAALVFYSCIFIIGLFVNITALWVFSCTTKKRTTVTIYMMNVALVDLIFIMTLPFRMFYYAKDEWPFGEYFCQILGALTVFYPSIALWLLAFISADRYMAIVQPKYAKELKNTCKAVLACVGVWIMTLTTTIPLLLLHKDPDKDSTPATCLKISDIVYLKAVNVLNFTRLTFFFLIPLFIMIGCYLVIIHNLLHGRTSKLKPKVKEKSIRIIITLLVQVLVCFMPFHICFAFLMLGTGENSYSPWGAFTTFLMNLSTCLDVILYYIVSKQFQARVISVMLYRNYLRSMRRKSFRSGSLRSLSNINSEML, encoded by the coding sequence ATGATCACCCTGAACAATCAAGATCAACCTGTCCCTTTTAACAACTCATATCCAGATGAATACAAAATTGCAGCCCTTGTCTTCTATAGCTGTATCTtcataattggattatttgttaaCATCACTGCATTATGGGTTTTCAGTTGTACCACCAAAAAGAGAACCACTGTAACCATCTACATGATGAATGTGGCATTAGTGGATTTGATATTTATAATGACTCTACCCTTTCGAATGTTTTATTATGCAAAAGATGAATGGCCATTTGGAGAGTACTTCTGCCAGATTCTTGGAGCTCTTACAGTGTTTTACCCAAGCATTGCTCTATGGCTTCTTGCCTTTATTAGTGCCGACAGATACATGGCCATTGTGCAGCCGAAGTATGCCAAAGAACTTAAAAACACGTGCAAAGCCGTGCTGGCGTGTGTGGGAGTCTGGATAATGACCCTGACCACAACCATCCCTCTGCTACTGCTCCATAAAGACCCGGATAAAGACTCCACCCCCGCCACCTGCCTCAAGATTTCTGACATCGTCTATCTAAAAGCTGTGAATGTGCTAAACTTCACACgactgacattttttttcttgattcctTTGTTCATCATGATTGGGTGCTACTTGGTCATTATTCATAATCTCCTTCATGGCAGGACGTCTAAGCTGAAACCCAAAGTCAAGGAGAAGTCCATAAGGATCATCATCACACTGCTGGTGCAGGTGCTCGTCTGCTTTATGCCCTTCCACATCTGTTTTGCTTTCCTGATGCTGGGAACGGGGGAGAACAGTTATAGTCCCTGGGGAGCCTTTACCACCTTCCTCATGAACCTCAGCACATGTCTGGATGTGATTCTCTACTACATCGTTTCAAAACAATTTCAGGCTCGAGTCATTAGTGTCATGCTATACCGTAATTACCTTCGAAGCATGCGCAGAAAAAGTTTCCGATCTGGTAGTTTACGGTCACTAAGCAATATAAACAGTGAAATGTTATGA